In Desulfomonile tiedjei DSM 6799, a genomic segment contains:
- a CDS encoding efflux RND transporter periplasmic adaptor subunit, protein MKRAIIVLVIIAALVGIYFVYNGSSKEEPEVKYMTAPVQRGTLKAEITSSGTLKPLVEVLVGSQVSGTIKTLYADFESEVKKDQLVALIDPDTYAAKVEQAKADLMSAQANLVKSEVTLEDELRTLARKETLIGKSSISQQEYDAAKTKADAAKAQVLVDKAKVSQAEAKLKEAELQLRYTRIEAPVDGIVVARNMDVGQTVTASFQTPVLFKIAEDLTRMQVHTNVDEADIGRVKTGQLATFTVPAFPDTEFAAEVTQIRNDPKIEQNVVTYNVILDVENKDLRLRPGMTANVRIRLTEVPEALIVPDQALRFIPSESIVGPTNLPELKPGERRLWKLENGNNIKPILVKVGIVGIEGIQIFTNELKAGDKVVVEASVRKKTESQSRGLRFRF, encoded by the coding sequence TTGAAGAGAGCAATCATCGTTCTGGTCATCATCGCTGCACTCGTTGGGATCTATTTCGTGTACAACGGTTCATCGAAAGAAGAACCGGAAGTCAAATACATGACTGCGCCGGTTCAGCGGGGCACGCTCAAAGCTGAGATCACGTCCAGCGGTACGCTGAAGCCATTGGTTGAAGTTCTGGTGGGAAGCCAGGTCTCCGGAACCATTAAAACATTGTATGCCGATTTCGAGTCCGAAGTTAAGAAAGATCAGCTCGTAGCACTCATCGATCCTGACACCTATGCAGCAAAAGTCGAACAGGCAAAGGCAGACCTGATGTCCGCGCAGGCGAATCTCGTCAAATCGGAAGTCACCCTGGAAGACGAACTCAGGACATTGGCGAGAAAAGAAACCCTGATTGGAAAGAGCTCCATCAGCCAGCAAGAATACGACGCGGCAAAAACTAAAGCCGATGCTGCAAAGGCTCAGGTGCTGGTGGATAAAGCAAAGGTCTCTCAGGCTGAAGCCAAGCTCAAGGAAGCAGAACTGCAACTCCGATACACGCGCATAGAGGCTCCGGTTGATGGAATAGTAGTTGCCCGCAATATGGATGTCGGCCAGACCGTTACTGCAAGCTTTCAAACTCCCGTTCTTTTCAAGATTGCCGAAGATCTTACCCGCATGCAGGTACATACCAACGTTGACGAAGCGGATATCGGCAGAGTGAAAACCGGACAATTGGCCACGTTCACGGTGCCGGCATTTCCCGACACGGAATTCGCTGCTGAAGTAACTCAGATCCGCAACGACCCCAAAATCGAACAGAACGTGGTCACGTACAACGTGATATTGGACGTGGAAAACAAGGACCTGAGACTCCGGCCAGGCATGACCGCAAATGTCCGCATCCGATTGACCGAAGTCCCGGAAGCTCTAATCGTCCCGGATCAGGCGCTTCGTTTCATCCCTTCGGAATCTATAGTCGGTCCTACGAATCTGCCCGAGCTGAAACCCGGAGAGCGTCGATTGTGGAAATTGGAAAATGGAAACAACATTAAACCAATACTTGTCAAAGTGGGAATTGTAGGAATCGAGGGGATTCAGATCTTCACGAATGAGTTAAAGGCCGGCGACAAGGTCGTGGTGGAAGCTAGCGTGCGAAAAAAAACTGAATCGCAATCAAGAGGACTTCGATTCAGGTTCTAG